The stretch of DNA aaactaatcgcagtttttttatataattttgtgcacgtatgtatgttcccatcactacatcaatttatttatgaaaccaaagtgtatttggcgcgcaaaaatgccgtatgtacgtaaacaaacggcatatacatgcatatgcacaatatatagtcaatgtttctacatacggaatttttgcgcgccaaatatgtacatgagggtttcataaatacattaatgaagtgatacgtgcataaaattattcatgccgcgtggtttaaaaatatatgcacaaaattaaaacatttaaatttaaatgaaatgaaaagatattgtttgattaagacgactaaaaactgaaaactagtcttattttaagtttaaatgattacattgaacaaaacaaaaaaattataaaaaataaaaataccttataaataccttttacctttacctaggtactgggaaatttaagtacctttaccttacctaggtatttatttttgacaataccttttaccttacctaggtaaaaaacacagtacctttcccaacactggtcAGCGGTGAGACTCCTACTGGAAGTGGTACGTACCAAACTGACCGGCGTGCTGAAGGAAAGTTACGGCGACGCCTGGTAAAAAAGGGTGTTCCATCCAGTACAGAGGGAGGGGCAGTCGCCCAGACCCAAACACCTCTTCCATCCCGCTCACTCCCCAAGGGAAATccaaaaacaaagtttttccGCGGGGAAAGAAGCGTTTTTCGTTTTCCTTCCTTCACTTCTTGCAACTGGTCAAACAGCTGGTCGACAGTGCTGGTTAGAGCGAAATAAACAGCTGATCGACGCAGGGCGCCCACGACAATAAgccattgcatacttttaggccgATCCCTATTTGCACAAACAAACGTCGTAGCACTCATCTTCTGTCAGGGCTTACAATCGGATTGCCTACTTACTGGGGCTCTTACAGTCGACTAAGGGAAGCGAGGCAGAAAGTCAAGGACCCGACAACATCCAACCCCTCCGCCCAAGGCGGCGCCTGGGTAACCGGGGCTCTGGGGACCGAAAAGGGGCGGTGTACCCCCCATCGATAGGAAGTCAAGGGGAAATCCTTGGCCATCGGTGGAACCCCTTAGCGACAAAACTCGCGATCGGCGATGCGTGACCAACTCACCGAACTGCTGCATCTGCAAGAGACGGCAGAAGCCCTCTCCAAGCAGGAAAAAGCCGCGCCTTAGAGCTAAAGACAGCACTCGCAAACTTCGCCAGTAAGCTTTCTCTGTGGCCTAGAGGGAGCGAAAGCGACCCCGAAAAGGCCTCGAGACCAAACGGCCGGTCAAGGTGGGTCCCCACCGAATAAGAGGAGGTTTAATGGGAGACTAACAAGTAGGCTGGAACCAGAAGCCGAACCTCGCAAGAGAAATGAACCGAACCCCGCTGGAAAGGGGAAAAACTGGGCCAGAACAGGACAAGGACGGATGCCATAGTGGTGGCTAGCGCTGGAAACCTGACGTACGCTGAGCTTTTAAAAGCGGTAAAAGGAGATGCATCCCTGAGCCACGTCAGCGGAGATGTGCAAACAATCCGTAAGACGGCTAATGGAGACCTACTGTTGCGGCTGAAGAAAGCCCCTGGCCACAGCGCAGAGGAGGTAAAAACGGCAGTCGGTAAAGCCCTCGGAGCCAAAGCCACGGTGAGGGCCCTGACAGAGCAGACAAGGCTCGAGATTCTGAACCTCGACGAGGTAACAACCAAAGAGGAAATAGCGGAGGCGATAAACAAGGAAACTGGAGGTACACCAGTCGCAGTGGACTCAATCAGGTCCCTCAGAGCCACTAGAGGCGGCTGCCAGATAGCGACACTGACGCTGCCAACAACGACAGCTAACGTGCTGTTAACCATGGGCAAACTACGAATCGGATGGGTTATTTGCCGAATCAAAGCCATACTTTCGCCTATGAGATGCTACAAATGCCTTGAGTTTGGTCACATATCCCCAAACTGCACAGCAGCCAAAGACCTGAGAGGAGCTTGCTTCAAATGCGGTGAGAAAGACCACGAGgccagaaactgcagcaggGACCCGCACTgcatactctgtgcccaaaagAAGGATCTCCCAACGAACCACCCGTCTGGTAGCTTTAAATGCCCGGCGTACATTGAGGCTGTCAAGAAAATCCAATGCTAAGGTTTATCCAACTGAACCTAAATCATTGTCGGGTGGCCCAGGATCTTCTCACCCAAACGATCGTAGAGCTCAGGATAGATGTGGCAATCCTCAGCGAACCCTATAGGACTATTAGATCAAACACGTGGGTCGCGGATCCAACAGAGAAGGCTGCTATCTGGTCGTGTGGCCAAAATACCAGACATTTTAGTGGTGTAAAGGCTGCAAAAGGTTACGTCAGGACCAAGCTAAATGACCTGTGGGTCTATAGCTGCTACCTGCCCCCTAGCTGGTCTCTCAAGGACTTCAGCGAGGCAATCGACAACCTGGTCATCGATGCCAGCCTACACTCGCCTGCGATGGTCGCTGGTGATTTCAATGCATGGGCCACCGAATGGGGGTCAGCGTACACAAACGCCAGAGGAAAAATAGTGGTAGAGGCATTCGCCTCACTAGATTTACTTCTTTTGAACGCCGGGTCAAACCCCACATTTAGTAGAGCAGGAGGACAGTCGATAATCGACCTCACATTCCTAAGCACACGCTTGGCAGCGTCGGCAACATGGGAAATTAGCGAAGCCTACACCGAGAGCGACCATAGAGCCATTATTACCACTCTCAACATGCAAAGATCCGCGCCGAGAATCTCAACTCGCAGCCACTACAAAGAAGGGACTCTAAACATCCAAACATTCAGGGCAACGCTAGCAGGAATGGAAGCTCTCGAACACGAAGAGGCGGTGATGACAAAAGTCAAGGAGGCCTGCGACGCCAGCATGCAATGCAGTAGACGCTTCAATGGACACAGACCGGTCTACTGGTGGAATCAGGAGATTGAAGAAGCCCGCCGAGAATGCATAAGTGCTAGAAGAGCCTACCACAGGTCGcggggaaaccaaagcttccTGTTTCTCAGGGAGATATACACCCAAAAGAGGAAAGTCCTAAAAAGGCTATACAGTCCAGCAAAAAGCGATGCTTCCACGAACTGTGTGACGAAGCGGAGAACGACCTATGGGGCAGAGCATATAAGGTGGTAATGAAGAAGACAAACGGGCTCAAAAACAGTGCACCAACAGACTCTGCAACACTTGGGGGGATAGTCAGGCATTTATTTCCTGCCCAGGAAGAGCGGCAAGAGGATGCCATCCCATCGATCCTCCAACCTCAACCAGTGACACAGGAAGAGGTTGTCAAAATCGCCCAACGATTGTCAAACAATAAGGCGCCCGGTCCTGACGGCATACCAA from Drosophila takahashii strain IR98-3 E-12201 chromosome 2R, DtakHiC1v2, whole genome shotgun sequence encodes:
- the LOC138912235 gene encoding uncharacterized protein, translating into MPEPARAQREKLGQNRTRTDAIVVASAGNLTYAELLKAVKGDASLSHVSGDVQTIRKTANGDLLLRLKKAPGHSAEEVKTAVGKALGAKATVRALTEQTRLEILNLDEVTTKEEIAEAINKETGGTPVAVDSIRSLRATRGGCQIATLTLPTTTANVLLTMGKLRIGWVICRIKAILSPMRCYKCLEFGHISPNCTAAKDLRGACFKCGEKDHEARNCSRDPHCILCAQKKDLPTNHPSGSFKCPAYIEADLLTQTIVELRIDVAILSEPYRTIRSNTWVADPTEKAAIWSCGQNTRHFSGVKAAKGYVRTKLNDLWVYSCYLPPSWSLKDFSEAIDNLVIDASLHSPAMVAGDFNAWATEWGSAYTNARGKIVVEAFASLDLLLLNAGSNPTFSRAGGQSIIDLTFLSTRLAASATWEISEAYTESDHRAIITTLNMQRSAPRISTRSHYKEGTLNIQTFRATLAGMEALEHEEAVMTKVKEACDASMQCSRRFNGHRPVYWWNQEIEEARRECISARRAYHRSRGNQSFLFLREIYTQKRKVLKRLYSPAKSDASTNCVTKRRTTYGAEHIRW